A single window of Thermocrinis jamiesonii DNA harbors:
- the thrC gene encoding threonine synthase produces MAKVKGLKCRECGKEYPIEPIHVCEFCFGPLEVVYDYEEIKKNISKEKIEKGPKSLWRYIDLLPVEEPKVGLTAGFTPLRKAENLGKALGLKELYIKDDSVNHPTLSFKDRVVSVALSKAVEFGFDTAACASTGNLANSVAAHSAQAGLNCFVFIPANLESQKIYGSLVFSPTVVAVEGNYDDVNRLCSEIANELYWAFVNINIRPYYAEGSKTLAFEVVEQLGWRAPDAVVAPAASGSLITKIWKGLKEMKLVGLIDELKTRVYGAQAEGCSPIAQAWKEGRDYIKPVKPNTIAKSIAIGNPADGIYALQVTKESGGDWETATDEEIIEGIKLLAETEGIFTETAGGTTIAVLKKLAQKGVFKPDETVVVYITGNGYKTLEVLEGQLKETIRIKPTLSDFKEKILARV; encoded by the coding sequence ATGGCTAAGGTGAAAGGTTTAAAGTGCAGAGAGTGTGGAAAGGAATATCCTATAGAGCCTATACATGTTTGTGAGTTTTGCTTTGGTCCCTTGGAGGTGGTCTATGATTACGAAGAAATAAAGAAAAACATCTCTAAGGAAAAGATAGAAAAAGGTCCAAAGAGCCTGTGGAGATACATAGACCTTTTGCCAGTAGAAGAACCTAAGGTTGGACTTACAGCGGGATTTACCCCCCTTAGAAAGGCGGAAAACTTAGGAAAGGCACTGGGCTTAAAAGAGCTATACATAAAGGACGACTCGGTGAATCATCCTACCCTTTCCTTTAAAGACAGGGTGGTTTCTGTTGCTCTTTCAAAGGCTGTAGAGTTTGGTTTTGACACCGCTGCATGCGCATCTACGGGCAATTTAGCAAACTCCGTAGCAGCTCACAGCGCACAGGCAGGTCTAAACTGTTTTGTCTTTATACCCGCAAACTTAGAATCTCAAAAAATATACGGAAGCTTGGTCTTCTCTCCCACAGTTGTGGCAGTGGAGGGTAACTATGATGACGTAAACAGGTTATGTTCAGAAATAGCCAATGAACTCTATTGGGCCTTTGTTAACATAAACATAAGACCTTACTATGCAGAAGGTTCAAAAACCCTTGCCTTTGAGGTGGTGGAACAACTTGGATGGAGAGCGCCGGATGCTGTGGTAGCACCAGCCGCTTCCGGTTCCCTGATTACCAAAATATGGAAAGGCTTGAAGGAAATGAAGCTCGTAGGTTTAATAGATGAGCTAAAAACAAGAGTTTATGGAGCTCAAGCGGAAGGTTGCAGTCCCATAGCCCAAGCTTGGAAAGAAGGAAGGGACTACATAAAACCTGTTAAGCCAAACACCATAGCAAAATCCATAGCCATAGGCAATCCTGCAGATGGCATATACGCTTTGCAAGTTACCAAAGAAAGTGGAGGAGACTGGGAAACCGCAACAGACGAAGAGATCATAGAGGGCATAAAGCTCTTGGCAGAGACGGAAGGAATATTCACAGAAACTGCGGGTGGAACCACCATAGCGGTTCTAAAAAAGTTAGCCCAAAAGGGCGTATTCAAACCTGACGAAACGGTAGTGGTCTACATTACAGGAAACGGCTACAAGACCTTGGAAGTGTTAGAAGGACAGTTGAAGGAAACTATAAGGATAAAACCTACCCTGTCGGACTTTAAAGAGAAGATCCTTGCGAGAGTGTGA
- a CDS encoding lysophospholipid acyltransferase family protein, with protein MVKKLVRELALILLPLISFALRIIGRTIRWQNRYDFEKDRGKIYALWHGYALGLALFGMDRGIVVLVSRFRDGDIADGILKRLGFETVRGSTENGKGEKGGRTAILKLIELLRNGKNIAITVDGPKGPAFKVKEGVVFLAKKTGAGIVPACVKFEKCKRLNTWDRLIVPYPFTKGWLLVGKEIKIGESDDLEEKLMELERELLRLESLSCGSPG; from the coding sequence ATGGTAAAAAAGCTTGTAAGAGAGTTGGCTTTAATCTTACTACCCCTTATATCCTTCGCCCTCAGGATAATCGGAAGAACCATAAGATGGCAAAACCGATATGACTTTGAAAAGGACAGGGGAAAGATATACGCACTTTGGCACGGATATGCTTTGGGTTTGGCTCTGTTTGGTATGGATAGGGGCATTGTGGTATTGGTAAGTAGATTCAGAGACGGGGACATAGCGGATGGTATTCTAAAAAGGCTTGGTTTTGAAACTGTTAGAGGTTCTACGGAGAATGGTAAGGGGGAAAAGGGAGGTAGAACTGCGATTTTGAAACTTATAGAGCTTTTGAGAAATGGTAAGAACATAGCAATTACCGTAGATGGTCCAAAAGGTCCAGCCTTTAAAGTCAAAGAGGGGGTTGTTTTTTTGGCTAAGAAAACTGGAGCAGGGATTGTTCCTGCTTGTGTAAAGTTTGAAAAGTGCAAAAGGTTAAACACTTGGGATAGGCTAATAGTACCTTACCCTTTTACAAAGGGTTGGCTTTTGGTAGGAAAAGAGATAAAAATTGGAGAGTCTGATGATTTGGAAGAAAAGTTAATGGAGCTGGAAAGAGAACTTCTCAGGCTTGAAAGTTTATCCTGCGGTAGTCCAGGATAA
- the argB gene encoding acetylglutamate kinase — MQEALYRAKILQSALPYIRKFYGKVFVIKYGGSAMLNDELRDSFARDVVLLAYVGIKVVVVHGGGPQISQILEKLGHKPHFIGGIRKTDQETMHVVEMVLSGDINKDIVALINTHTKKPIYAVGFSGRDGNLIKARKLDKERYFRDLGLPVPEEDLGFVGDVEEVNAELLLTLLEKSYIPVIAPVGVGEGGEAYNINADICASKIAQALNAEKLIFLTDTEGVKDGEGRLISTLKIDEVSRLIQEGIVKGGMIPKLKSCVEALQNGVRKVHIIDGRLPHSILLEVFTDEGIGTQIVV; from the coding sequence ATGCAAGAAGCATTATATAGGGCAAAGATACTTCAGTCCGCTTTACCCTACATAAGGAAGTTTTATGGAAAAGTTTTTGTAATAAAGTATGGTGGTTCTGCCATGCTCAACGATGAGCTAAGGGATAGCTTTGCAAGGGATGTGGTGCTTTTGGCTTATGTGGGTATAAAGGTGGTGGTTGTTCATGGAGGGGGTCCTCAAATAAGCCAGATTTTGGAAAAGCTCGGCCACAAACCCCACTTTATAGGTGGTATTAGAAAGACCGATCAGGAGACCATGCACGTGGTGGAGATGGTCCTTTCGGGAGATATAAACAAAGACATAGTAGCCCTTATAAATACGCACACCAAAAAGCCCATCTATGCGGTAGGCTTTTCTGGAAGGGATGGAAATCTGATAAAGGCGAGAAAGTTGGATAAAGAAAGGTATTTCAGGGACTTAGGATTGCCAGTGCCAGAGGAGGACTTAGGTTTTGTGGGAGATGTGGAAGAGGTAAATGCGGAACTACTGCTAACCCTTTTGGAAAAGAGCTATATTCCAGTAATAGCGCCTGTGGGAGTAGGAGAAGGTGGTGAAGCTTACAACATAAATGCGGACATATGCGCCTCAAAGATAGCCCAAGCATTAAATGCAGAAAAGCTCATATTCCTAACAGATACAGAAGGGGTCAAAGATGGAGAAGGTAGGCTGATATCAACACTTAAAATTGACGAAGTTTCAAGGTTAATACAGGAAGGAATTGTTAAAGGTGGCATGATTCCTAAGTTGAAAAGCTGTGTGGAAGCTCTGCAAAACGGAGTTAGAAAGGTCCATATCATAGACGGTAGGTTACCTCACTCCATTCTATTAGAGGTTTTCACCGACGAAGGGATAGGAACGCAAATAGTGGTTTAA
- the murA gene encoding UDP-N-acetylglucosamine 1-carboxyvinyltransferase: MTNTTLLSSEFLLVEGGKRLKGKVKISGSKNASLPIMMATLLTKEPCTVRNVPKLLDVKNAIELLEITGVNVKFEDHILFAEAKELKSYIAPDHLVRRMRASILIAGPLLARLGKAVVGMPGGCSIGARLIDQHLKVFEKGGASINIRNGYLHMEVKKIKPVEHTFEVITVTGTENALMFLSRCDKRSILRNVALEPEVMDLVEVLRKMGVDIEVEGRTMVIKGNPELKGFEHTVIPDRIEAGTLAVAGFITGGDVILEGVRPEHMGSQLEKLREAGAVIEIIGLNKLRVIGKGKIYPLEISTSEYPGFPTDMQAQFMVLCCIADGVSQITENIFENRFQHVNELQRMGANIKLRGKTAVIIGRDKLSAAEVFSTDLRASASLVLAGLIAEGTTVVKEIHHLDRGYERLEEKLNSLGASIKRMVHARSII; this comes from the coding sequence ATGACAAACACCACATTATTAAGCTCTGAGTTTCTATTAGTTGAAGGAGGGAAAAGGCTAAAAGGTAAGGTTAAAATCTCCGGTTCAAAGAACGCATCCTTGCCCATCATGATGGCTACCCTTTTGACGAAGGAACCTTGCACAGTAAGAAATGTGCCAAAACTTCTTGACGTGAAGAATGCAATTGAGCTTTTGGAGATAACGGGAGTAAATGTAAAGTTTGAAGATCACATCCTTTTTGCAGAGGCTAAGGAGCTAAAAAGCTATATTGCACCAGATCACTTAGTTAGAAGGATGAGGGCATCCATACTTATAGCTGGACCCCTTTTGGCGCGTTTGGGTAAGGCAGTGGTAGGTATGCCAGGAGGTTGTTCCATAGGAGCACGCCTTATAGACCAACATCTTAAAGTTTTTGAAAAGGGTGGTGCGTCCATAAACATAAGGAATGGCTACCTTCATATGGAAGTTAAAAAAATAAAACCGGTGGAACATACCTTTGAGGTCATAACCGTCACTGGGACAGAAAATGCCCTTATGTTTTTGAGTAGGTGCGACAAAAGGAGCATTCTCAGAAACGTAGCCTTAGAGCCGGAGGTTATGGATTTAGTAGAAGTATTAAGAAAAATGGGTGTGGATATTGAGGTAGAGGGAAGAACTATGGTAATAAAGGGTAATCCTGAGTTAAAAGGATTTGAGCATACAGTAATACCGGACAGAATTGAAGCAGGAACTTTGGCAGTCGCTGGGTTTATAACCGGCGGAGATGTGATTTTAGAAGGTGTGCGTCCAGAACATATGGGAAGCCAGTTGGAAAAACTAAGGGAAGCTGGAGCGGTAATAGAGATCATCGGTTTGAATAAGCTTAGGGTAATAGGTAAAGGCAAGATATATCCGTTGGAAATATCCACCTCTGAGTATCCAGGTTTTCCAACGGATATGCAAGCCCAGTTTATGGTTCTTTGTTGTATTGCGGATGGAGTTTCTCAGATAACAGAGAACATTTTTGAAAACAGATTTCAGCATGTAAATGAACTTCAAAGAATGGGTGCAAACATAAAGCTAAGAGGGAAAACAGCGGTAATTATCGGACGGGATAAGTTAAGCGCTGCGGAGGTATTTTCTACAGACCTTAGGGCGAGTGCTAGCTTAGTTTTAGCGGGTCTGATAGCAGAGGGCACCACAGTTGTAAAAGAGATCCATCACTTAGATAGGGGCTATGAGCGTTTGGAGGAAAAACTAAACAGTCTTGGTGCAAGCATAAAAAGGATGGTCCATGCAAGAAGCATTATATAG
- a CDS encoding efflux RND transporter permease subunit, whose translation MYGLAGRLANYFIDSKLTPILILVSLALGVFAIITTPKEEEPQIVVPMIDIMISYPGATPEEVERRVVVPLEKKLWELKDIEYIYSYATEGMAVVTARFYVGTDPVKALVDLNTKMMSAMDLAPPGVILPPLIKPKSIDDVPILTLTLWGKNYDWYDLRRIAASLENEIKKIENVADVFIVGGRPREIRVILDPKKLEHYRISPLYVANVLKSANVQAYSGTLLQNNYEYRVRTGVFFESKKDVENVVLTVFQGRPVYLRDVAHVLDGPSEIKDYVLMGFGPAGAVDGVKPGELHPAVTIAISKRKGTNAVDVANEVLKLVEYLKAKKLPKDINIEVTRNYGKTAKEKSDELLKKLFIATASVILLMAVALGYKEAIVVGIAVPVTLAIALFISEVLGFTLNRVTLFALIFAIGILVDDAIVVVENIHRWFELKLAKYPKEAIVRATDEVGNPTILATFTVISALMPMAFVTGLMGPYMRPIPINASVAMFFSLLVAFIITPWASYIFLKGDFDKKEHQHINLKETKFWKIYAKIIVPLLVSKPKRYAFYSFTLGLMALSVGLLLTKAVVVKMLPYDNKSELQIVIDMPDGTPKEKTLELAKAIGDYISKQSIVRNYQIYVGTSSPFNFNGLVRHYYLRQSPNLADIQVNLVDKQLRKDQSHDFAKKIRPAVHEIAKKYGAKYVAVVEVPPGPPVLSPIVAEVYGPDLKVQEETALKILEIFKNSQSITDEGIYLRTPTKMFVLKAKEDRLKLAGLNKEELVYTLTALIHGHSVGLLQNTDTEHTPIILRLDEKYRTPELLLTLKIPTREGRLVPLSELVEIQQIDTPQDIYRKNLRRVVYVIGDVAGREEAPFYGILDVRKDVLSISTQYGKPEELWMSLPLIEDRIYVKWDGEMHITLEVFRDLGLAFGVALFVMYVLILGWFKDFKIPGIIMAPIPLTLVGIVPGHLLMGAFFTATSMIGFIALAGIIVRNSILLVDFAEEKIKEGVPLHLAVVEAGVVRTRPILLTAIAIIVGSFVIIFDPIFNGLAISLIFGTIGSTTLTLVLIPVMYYASRAKSLEKVPSKEEIYEDIGL comes from the coding sequence ATGTATGGACTTGCAGGTAGGTTAGCCAACTACTTCATAGACTCCAAGCTCACACCTATCCTTATACTGGTATCCTTAGCCTTGGGTGTCTTTGCGATAATCACCACACCCAAGGAAGAAGAGCCCCAAATAGTGGTTCCTATGATAGACATAATGATCTCTTATCCTGGAGCTACTCCTGAAGAAGTAGAAAGAAGGGTGGTTGTTCCCTTAGAGAAAAAGCTGTGGGAACTAAAAGACATTGAATACATATACTCCTACGCAACGGAGGGTATGGCGGTAGTTACCGCAAGGTTCTATGTGGGAACGGACCCAGTAAAGGCCTTGGTGGACCTAAACACAAAGATGATGTCCGCCATGGACTTGGCACCTCCTGGAGTAATACTCCCACCCCTTATAAAACCCAAATCCATAGACGATGTTCCTATACTTACCCTCACACTTTGGGGCAAAAATTACGACTGGTATGACCTCAGGCGCATTGCCGCAAGCTTAGAAAACGAGATAAAGAAGATAGAAAATGTGGCGGATGTTTTCATAGTGGGTGGTAGGCCAAGGGAGATAAGGGTAATCTTAGACCCTAAGAAACTAGAACACTATAGAATCTCTCCATTGTATGTAGCCAATGTGCTAAAGAGTGCAAATGTTCAGGCATACAGCGGAACCCTTTTGCAGAATAACTACGAATACAGGGTAAGAACAGGAGTCTTTTTTGAATCAAAGAAAGACGTGGAAAACGTAGTTTTGACAGTCTTTCAGGGCAGGCCTGTATACCTAAGGGATGTGGCGCATGTGTTGGATGGTCCGTCGGAGATAAAGGACTATGTGCTTATGGGCTTTGGACCTGCAGGAGCTGTGGATGGTGTAAAACCTGGTGAGCTCCACCCGGCGGTTACCATAGCGATCTCTAAGAGAAAAGGAACCAACGCAGTAGATGTCGCAAATGAAGTCTTAAAGCTGGTAGAGTATCTAAAAGCCAAAAAACTTCCAAAGGACATAAACATAGAAGTAACCAGAAATTATGGAAAAACTGCAAAAGAAAAGTCTGATGAGCTTCTCAAAAAGCTGTTCATAGCTACCGCCTCTGTTATCTTGCTGATGGCTGTTGCTCTTGGATACAAAGAAGCCATAGTGGTTGGTATTGCGGTGCCTGTAACTCTTGCCATAGCTCTCTTTATAAGTGAAGTGCTTGGCTTTACCTTAAATAGGGTCACCCTATTTGCGCTGATATTTGCCATAGGTATTTTGGTAGATGACGCCATAGTGGTGGTAGAAAACATACACAGATGGTTTGAATTAAAGCTGGCAAAGTATCCTAAGGAAGCCATAGTTAGGGCAACTGACGAAGTAGGAAACCCAACCATACTTGCTACTTTTACGGTAATTTCTGCCCTTATGCCCATGGCTTTTGTCACGGGTTTGATGGGTCCATACATGAGACCCATTCCGATAAACGCTTCTGTCGCCATGTTCTTCTCCTTGTTGGTTGCATTTATCATAACCCCTTGGGCTTCTTACATATTCCTAAAAGGTGATTTTGACAAAAAAGAGCATCAACATATAAACCTAAAGGAAACCAAGTTTTGGAAGATATACGCAAAGATAATAGTTCCCTTGCTTGTTAGCAAACCAAAAAGATACGCCTTTTACAGCTTTACCTTAGGCCTTATGGCACTTTCAGTGGGACTTCTTCTTACAAAGGCTGTGGTGGTTAAGATGTTACCTTACGACAACAAGAGCGAACTGCAGATCGTAATAGACATGCCTGATGGAACACCAAAAGAGAAAACCCTTGAGCTGGCAAAGGCTATAGGAGATTACATATCAAAGCAGAGTATAGTCAGAAACTATCAGATATATGTGGGCACCTCTTCTCCTTTTAACTTCAATGGTTTGGTTAGACACTACTACCTAAGACAGAGCCCGAACTTGGCAGATATTCAAGTTAATTTAGTGGATAAGCAATTGAGGAAAGATCAATCTCATGACTTTGCCAAAAAGATAAGGCCTGCGGTTCATGAAATAGCCAAAAAATACGGTGCAAAGTATGTAGCGGTAGTGGAAGTGCCTCCAGGCCCACCCGTATTGTCCCCCATTGTAGCAGAAGTCTATGGTCCAGACCTTAAGGTTCAAGAAGAAACCGCCCTAAAAATTCTGGAAATATTCAAAAACTCCCAATCCATAACAGACGAAGGTATATACCTAAGGACACCTACAAAGATGTTTGTCCTAAAGGCAAAGGAAGATAGGCTGAAACTTGCAGGGCTAAATAAAGAAGAGCTGGTTTATACCCTAACCGCCTTGATCCACGGACACAGTGTAGGACTGCTTCAAAATACGGACACAGAGCATACTCCAATAATCCTAAGACTTGATGAAAAATATAGAACTCCGGAGCTGTTGCTAACTTTGAAGATTCCCACAAGGGAAGGAAGGTTAGTGCCGCTCTCTGAGCTTGTGGAAATACAGCAAATAGACACACCGCAGGATATATACCGCAAAAACCTAAGAAGGGTAGTCTATGTTATAGGGGATGTCGCTGGAAGGGAAGAAGCGCCTTTCTATGGCATACTTGACGTAAGAAAGGATGTGCTTTCTATATCCACCCAATACGGAAAGCCCGAAGAACTTTGGATGAGCTTACCACTCATAGAGGACCGCATTTACGTAAAGTGGGATGGAGAGATGCACATTACCTTAGAGGTTTTCAGAGACTTAGGTCTTGCCTTTGGTGTAGCCCTATTTGTTATGTATGTTCTCATACTCGGATGGTTCAAAGACTTTAAAATACCTGGCATTATCATGGCTCCCATTCCTCTCACTTTGGTAGGTATAGTTCCCGGGCATCTTTTGATGGGAGCATTCTTTACCGCAACGTCTATGATAGGCTTTATAGCCCTTGCAGGTATAATAGTGAGAAACTCTATCCTACTTGTAGATTTTGCGGAGGAAAAGATAAAGGAAGGAGTGCCTTTACATTTGGCGGTTGTGGAAGCGGGAGTAGTAAGAACAAGACCTATACTGCTTACCGCCATAGCCATAATAGTAGGTTCTTTCGTCATCATCTTTGACCCTATCTTCAATGGCTTAGCCATATCCTTGATATTCGGAACCATAGGCTCCACCACGCTTACCTTAGTGCTTATACCCGTTATGTATTACGCTTCAAGGGCTAAGTCTTTGGAAAAAGTCCCATCTAAGGAAGAAATATACGAAGACATAGGTCTATAA
- a CDS encoding TolC family protein yields MILVALVLMFGFVFGRELKLTELIQYALENNRELKAFERELEAGKFELRSAKGAYLPRFKLEETFTRTDIPAYSFMSRLNQKRITLQDFDPNRLNNPKAINNFETKVGFEIPIWLGGKVQIGERIARLNLSALEYEYFRKKEEIALKVYDAYLNAVLAKKAIEVSEQALKDAMEHQRLAEEMHRVGIALLSDVLRAKVYVEQAKERLNASKKDYEVAKRALEIVVGTELGKFDVEDIKECPMIEVKDSKETALQRRKDLKAMRKRAELFGEYYNLEVSNNLPQVYAGAFYFLNSKDHPFGADGKGYMLMLGVSLTFDTGLSTLNKARAHLERKRAMEERIKGMEDLIGFEVDRAIAEYHKTLSALSSAKERVRASKEVVRVMEVRYKNGLARMVDLLDAQTQLDMARFEEIKALTECWKTIAQLNYSMGTILEVKK; encoded by the coding sequence ATGATACTCGTAGCGCTTGTGCTGATGTTTGGTTTTGTGTTTGGAAGGGAGCTTAAGCTGACGGAACTTATCCAGTATGCGTTGGAAAACAACAGGGAGCTAAAGGCGTTTGAAAGAGAGCTTGAGGCGGGAAAGTTTGAGCTTAGGTCCGCAAAGGGAGCGTATCTTCCACGCTTTAAGTTGGAAGAGACTTTTACCCGAACTGATATACCAGCGTATAGCTTTATGAGCAGGTTAAACCAAAAACGTATAACTTTGCAAGACTTTGACCCGAATCGCCTTAACAACCCAAAGGCTATAAACAACTTTGAGACAAAGGTAGGTTTTGAGATACCCATATGGTTAGGTGGTAAGGTTCAAATAGGCGAAAGGATCGCAAGGTTAAACCTTTCCGCTCTTGAATACGAATACTTCCGTAAAAAGGAGGAAATAGCCTTAAAGGTGTATGACGCATACCTAAATGCGGTGCTTGCGAAAAAAGCCATTGAAGTTTCCGAGCAAGCTTTAAAAGACGCTATGGAGCACCAGAGGTTAGCGGAGGAGATGCACAGAGTAGGTATAGCTTTGCTTTCGGATGTACTTAGGGCAAAGGTTTATGTGGAACAGGCGAAGGAAAGGTTGAATGCGTCCAAAAAGGATTATGAAGTTGCCAAAAGGGCATTGGAGATAGTGGTGGGAACTGAACTTGGAAAGTTTGACGTGGAAGACATAAAAGAGTGTCCGATGATTGAGGTAAAAGATAGCAAGGAAACCGCTCTTCAAAGAAGGAAGGATCTAAAGGCTATGAGAAAGAGGGCAGAACTTTTTGGTGAATACTACAATTTAGAAGTCTCAAACAACCTTCCTCAGGTATATGCGGGCGCCTTTTACTTTCTAAATTCCAAGGATCATCCCTTTGGTGCAGACGGCAAAGGATACATGCTCATGCTTGGTGTTTCTTTAACCTTTGATACGGGCCTTAGCACGCTAAACAAAGCAAGGGCACATCTGGAAAGAAAAAGGGCTATGGAAGAAAGAATAAAGGGTATGGAGGACCTGATAGGCTTTGAGGTAGATAGAGCCATTGCTGAGTATCATAAAACTCTTAGCGCATTAAGTTCTGCCAAAGAAAGGGTGAGGGCAAGCAAAGAGGTGGTAAGGGTAATGGAAGTAAGATATAAAAACGGTTTGGCTCGTATGGTGGACCTTTTGGACGCCCAAACTCAGCTGGACATGGCAAGGTTTGAGGAGATTAAGGCATTAACAGAGTGTTGGAAAACAATAGCTCAGCTAAATTACTCCATGGGCACAATTTTGGAGGTCAAAAAATGA
- a CDS encoding efflux RND transporter periplasmic adaptor subunit has product MKGYLKYILFLVVILLSILWLGGFLRERIPTKEVVQEVRLIEGLEIGQVERLEQIDYAYTGTVVADKRAEVSSRLMGRVVSVSVKEGDCVGAGRLLVSLDARDIQSQVQAFEKQKEQAEFAYKSAMAHYEAIKKTYERYLNLLKESAITQQEFDQIKAQFESAKAQLEQARAGVEAVELQKNALAHNLSYANISAPFAGCVVSKMVDVGDLAVPGQPLIILESGPYKVEVFLPERYINKVKVGDRFKVAVDGRVLEGKVVEVSGAIDPATRTFKVKLSIPSDGIRSGMLASVFIPEKGPVLLVPKSAIVKHFDFTGLWVVKEDNTLELRFVKLGEEINDKVQVLSGVEEGERIVINGVEKACQGCKVGG; this is encoded by the coding sequence ATGAAAGGATACTTAAAGTATATCCTTTTTTTGGTAGTTATACTGCTCAGCATTCTTTGGCTTGGTGGTTTTTTGAGGGAAAGGATTCCCACAAAAGAGGTGGTGCAAGAAGTAAGATTAATTGAAGGTTTAGAAATAGGACAAGTGGAGAGGTTAGAGCAGATAGATTATGCCTATACAGGGACAGTTGTAGCTGACAAGAGGGCAGAGGTCTCAAGTAGGCTAATGGGCAGAGTGGTGAGCGTAAGCGTAAAGGAGGGTGATTGTGTAGGAGCTGGTAGGTTGTTGGTAAGCTTAGACGCAAGGGACATACAATCCCAGGTGCAAGCTTTTGAGAAACAGAAAGAGCAGGCCGAGTTTGCTTATAAATCCGCTATGGCACACTACGAAGCCATCAAAAAAACTTACGAAAGATACCTAAATCTTCTAAAAGAATCAGCCATAACCCAGCAGGAGTTTGATCAGATAAAGGCTCAATTTGAGTCTGCCAAAGCTCAGCTTGAACAAGCAAGGGCGGGTGTGGAAGCAGTAGAGCTTCAAAAGAATGCGCTAGCTCACAATTTGTCCTATGCGAACATATCCGCACCTTTTGCGGGATGTGTTGTTTCCAAAATGGTGGATGTGGGAGATTTGGCAGTTCCCGGACAACCCCTAATCATACTTGAAAGTGGTCCATACAAGGTGGAGGTCTTTTTGCCTGAAAGATACATAAATAAGGTAAAAGTAGGAGATCGCTTCAAAGTTGCGGTAGATGGACGCGTCTTAGAAGGTAAAGTGGTGGAAGTTTCTGGAGCCATAGACCCTGCTACGAGAACCTTTAAGGTAAAGCTCTCTATACCTTCAGACGGAATTAGAAGCGGTATGTTGGCAAGCGTGTTTATTCCAGAGAAGGGTCCTGTGCTTTTGGTTCCCAAATCTGCTATAGTTAAGCACTTTGACTTTACGGGCCTTTGGGTAGTAAAGGAAGACAACACGCTTGAACTCAGGTTTGTAAAGCTTGGAGAGGAGATAAATGATAAGGTTCAGGTGTTGAGCGGTGTAGAAGAAGGGGAAAGGATCGTTATAAATGGCGTAGAGAAAGCTTGCCAAGGGTGTAAGGTTGGAGGCTGA